GCCGACGGTGATGATGGTCTTGCGGGCCATCCCACCGGCGGTGACCTCGGCGATGCCGGCCATCGCACTGTCGACGTCGGGGTAGACGTGGGTGGCGCCGAACTTGAGCGCCTGCTCGCGCTTCCACTCGACCGGATCGATCGCGAAGATGTTGCGCGCCCCGGCGTTGACCGCACCCTGCAGTGCGCCCATGCCGACACCGCCGACACCGATGATCGCGACGTCCTCGCCCGGGCGGATGTCACCGCTGCGGACGGCCGAGCCGTAGCCGGTGGTGACGCCGCAGCCGACCAGGCAGGCGACCTCGAACGGGATGGTCGGGTCGATCTTCACGACCGAGCTCTTGTGCACCACCATGTACGGGCTGAAGGTGCCCAGCAGCGTCATCGGGAAGATCGGGTCGCCGCTGGCGGTGTGGATGCGGTGCGTGCCGTCGGAGACCGCGGTGCCGGCGAGCAGGCCCGCGCCCAGGTCACACAGGTTGCGCAGGCCGGCCTGACAGGACGGGCACTCGCCGCACGACGGGATGAACGAAAGTACGACGTGATCGCCGGGCTTGATGTTCTCCACGCCCGGACCGACCTCGGTGACCACGCCCGCGCCCTCATGGCCGCCGAGCACGGGGAAGCCGAACATCGGGATGTCACCGGTCACCAGATGGTGATCCGAGTGGCACATGCCCGAGGCCTCCATTTGGATCTTGACCTCGTCCTTTACCGGGTCACCGATCTCGATCTCCTCGATCGACCACGGCTGGTTGAACTCCCGGATGATGGCGCCTTTTGTCTTCATCGCTTGACCTGACCTCGCTTCGATCTCTAATGCTCAGAACTGCCCGGACCCGGATCGGCCGACAGCGTTTGTGACAAGTGACACGGCCACTCTTGTCGGGCAAGCATAGCGAGCCCGGCTCACAAAGCAACTGCTTGGTCGGTCCGGATT
This DNA window, taken from Mycolicibacterium sp. MU0050, encodes the following:
- a CDS encoding NDMA-dependent alcohol dehydrogenase translates to MKTKGAIIREFNQPWSIEEIEIGDPVKDEVKIQMEASGMCHSDHHLVTGDIPMFGFPVLGGHEGAGVVTEVGPGVENIKPGDHVVLSFIPSCGECPSCQAGLRNLCDLGAGLLAGTAVSDGTHRIHTASGDPIFPMTLLGTFSPYMVVHKSSVVKIDPTIPFEVACLVGCGVTTGYGSAVRSGDIRPGEDVAIIGVGGVGMGALQGAVNAGARNIFAIDPVEWKREQALKFGATHVYPDVDSAMAGIAEVTAGGMARKTIITVGELKGSDIDSYLNLTSKGGTAVVTAVGSMLDTNVTLNLSMLTLLQKNLQGTIFGGGNPHHDIPQLLSMYKAGKLNLDDMVTRQYKLEQINDGYKDMLEGRNIRGVIRYTDADR